A window of the Streptomyces sp. NBC_00250 genome harbors these coding sequences:
- a CDS encoding O-methyltransferase: MRQLRGQERAITANRQTSWSFADAFVAEDEALRWARERAREAGLPSVSPGTGGALRLLAATADAKAVAEIGTGTGVSGIYLLLGMRPDGVLTTVDLQPERQQLAKTAFRAAGFAGNRARFIPGRALDVLPRLADGGYDLVFCDGDRLEYLDYLAESLRLLRPGGLVCFEGVFADGRTVDSAAQPAEVQRVRELLRTVRESQELVPSLLPVGDGLLCAVRRG; this comes from the coding sequence TTGCGTCAACTACGGGGACAGGAGAGGGCCATTACCGCCAACCGGCAGACGAGCTGGTCGTTCGCCGACGCCTTTGTCGCCGAGGACGAAGCTCTGCGCTGGGCCCGGGAGCGGGCCCGGGAGGCAGGGCTGCCCTCGGTGTCGCCGGGCACCGGTGGGGCGCTGCGCCTGCTCGCGGCCACGGCGGACGCGAAAGCGGTGGCGGAGATCGGCACCGGCACGGGCGTGTCGGGCATCTATCTGCTGCTCGGGATGCGGCCGGACGGCGTCCTGACGACGGTGGACCTCCAGCCGGAGCGGCAGCAGCTGGCCAAGACGGCGTTCCGCGCGGCGGGCTTCGCGGGCAACCGGGCCCGCTTCATCCCGGGCCGGGCCCTGGACGTACTGCCGCGGCTCGCGGACGGCGGGTACGACCTCGTGTTCTGCGACGGCGACCGGCTCGAGTACCTGGACTACCTCGCTGAATCGTTGCGCCTGCTGCGACCGGGCGGTCTCGTCTGCTTCGAGGGCGTCTTCGCGGACGGCCGTACGGTCGACTCGGCGGCCCAGCCGGCCGAGGTCCAGCGGGTCCGTGAACTGCTGCGCACGGTCCGGGAGAGCCAGGAGCTCGTCCCGTCCCTGCTGCCGGTGGGCGACGGCCTGCTGTGCGCGGTCCGCCGGGGCTGA
- a CDS encoding DUF3117 domain-containing protein — protein sequence MAAMKPRTGDGPLEVTKEGRGIVMRVPLEGGGRLVVELTPDEAEALGDALKKVVG from the coding sequence ATGGCGGCCATGAAGCCGCGGACGGGTGACGGCCCGCTCGAGGTGACCAAGGAGGGGCGGGGCATCGTCATGCGCGTTCCGCTCGAAGGCGGCGGTCGGCTTGTCGTCGAGCTGACCCCGGACGAGGCCGAGGCACTCGGCGACGCCCTGAAGAAGGTCGTCGGCTGA
- a CDS encoding trypsin-like peptidase domain-containing protein, which produces MNNGKPNWWSRPSTTPEAARIPSPPPADDLTEGVTAVGTDDADGDFPLPAPQPSAGGAAETSDASAAAGVVADVTDMTDVADPTATADARDTAVMSEVVADAPVSEAAPASEAAPAVLLTKGEPPAPADEVPTATLPVTDAPVADAPQAPAPAQSAPQPLHTPDEYRTPPYGEPGPWAPAPPVQRPPAHVPPQQAHVPPVPQQPQPQPHPHPQPHAQGGAVPPPQGGAPWVQYDPWGAGGAGFHPAPAKKSRTGLAVVGALVLALVTGVIGGGIGAYVERNGGITTVELPQADGGDTDRAPDSVAGIAAAALPGVVTLHVKGGGSSGTGTGFVLDTKGHILTNNHVVDGARSSEDISVTFSSGETARAKVVGKDTGYDLAVVQVIGVSGLKALPLGNSDNVRVGDPVVAIGAPFDLSNTVTSGIISAKERPITAGGEKGDGSDISYVDALQTDAPINPGNSGGPLLDSKGRVIGINSAIRAAGGGSGDGEGGSASQPGSIGLGFAIPINQGKRVAEELINTGKATHPVIGVSLDMQFNGDGARVGEKGKDGSASVTPGGPAAKAGLRPGDVITKVDGQRVHNGEELIVKIRAHRPGDKLALTLTRNGKELTKTLTLGSSQGT; this is translated from the coding sequence ATGAACAACGGGAAGCCGAACTGGTGGAGCCGGCCTTCGACCACACCGGAGGCGGCGCGGATACCCTCGCCGCCTCCGGCCGACGACCTCACGGAGGGCGTCACCGCCGTCGGCACGGATGACGCCGACGGCGACTTTCCGCTGCCCGCGCCGCAGCCGTCGGCCGGGGGCGCGGCCGAGACGTCGGATGCCTCGGCCGCCGCCGGCGTCGTGGCCGACGTGACGGACATGACGGATGTGGCGGACCCGACGGCCACGGCGGACGCGCGGGACACGGCGGTGATGTCCGAGGTCGTCGCCGACGCGCCCGTGTCCGAGGCCGCGCCCGCGTCCGAGGCCGCGCCCGCCGTTCTGCTGACCAAGGGCGAGCCTCCGGCCCCGGCGGACGAGGTCCCGACGGCGACCCTCCCGGTCACCGACGCTCCCGTCGCCGACGCCCCGCAGGCCCCGGCGCCCGCGCAGAGCGCGCCGCAGCCCCTGCACACCCCCGACGAGTACCGGACGCCGCCCTACGGTGAGCCCGGACCCTGGGCGCCCGCGCCGCCCGTACAGCGCCCCCCGGCGCACGTACCGCCGCAGCAGGCCCACGTGCCCCCCGTACCGCAGCAGCCCCAGCCTCAGCCGCATCCCCACCCGCAGCCGCACGCGCAAGGGGGCGCCGTGCCGCCGCCGCAGGGCGGGGCGCCCTGGGTGCAGTACGACCCCTGGGGGGCCGGCGGGGCCGGATTCCACCCCGCGCCCGCGAAGAAGTCCCGCACGGGGCTCGCCGTCGTGGGCGCGCTCGTCCTCGCGCTCGTCACCGGAGTCATCGGCGGCGGCATCGGCGCGTACGTCGAGCGCAACGGCGGGATCACCACCGTCGAGCTGCCGCAGGCGGACGGCGGGGACACCGACCGTGCCCCGGACAGCGTGGCCGGGATCGCGGCCGCCGCCCTGCCCGGCGTGGTCACCCTGCACGTCAAGGGCGGCGGTTCGTCCGGCACCGGCACCGGCTTCGTGCTGGACACCAAGGGCCACATCCTCACCAACAACCACGTCGTCGACGGCGCCCGCTCCTCCGAGGACATCTCGGTGACCTTCTCCAGCGGCGAGACCGCCCGCGCCAAGGTCGTCGGCAAGGACACCGGCTACGACCTGGCCGTCGTCCAGGTCATCGGCGTCTCCGGCCTCAAGGCGCTGCCGCTCGGCAACTCCGACAACGTCCGCGTCGGCGACCCCGTCGTCGCCATCGGCGCCCCCTTCGACCTGTCCAACACGGTCACCTCCGGCATCATCAGCGCCAAGGAACGCCCGATCACCGCGGGCGGCGAGAAGGGCGACGGCAGCGACATCAGCTACGTCGACGCCCTCCAGACCGACGCCCCCATCAACCCCGGCAACTCCGGCGGCCCGCTCCTCGACTCCAAGGGCCGGGTCATCGGCATCAACAGCGCGATCCGCGCGGCCGGCGGCGGCTCCGGTGACGGGGAGGGCGGCAGCGCCTCGCAGCCCGGCTCCATCGGCCTCGGCTTCGCCATACCGATCAACCAGGGCAAGCGGGTCGCCGAGGAGCTCATCAACACCGGCAAGGCCACCCACCCGGTCATCGGTGTGAGCCTCGACATGCAGTTCAACGGCGACGGCGCCCGGGTCGGAGAGAAGGGCAAGGACGGCTCCGCGTCCGTCACGCCCGGCGGCCCGGCCGCGAAGGCGGGGCTCCGGCCCGGGGACGTCATCACCAAGGTCGACGGCCAGCGCGTGCACAACGGCGAGGAGCTGATCGTGAAGATCCGCGCCCACCGCCCCGGCGACAAGCTGGCACTCACGCTGACCCGCAACGGCAAAGAGCTGACAAAGACGTTGACCCTGGGCTCCTCCCAGGGCACCTGA
- a CDS encoding DNA-3-methyladenine glycosylase I yields the protein MTAGGAVPGPDGRLRCPWGLSAEDYVAYHDEEWGRPVHGDDALFERLCLEAFQSGLSWITILRRREGFRSAFDGFRIASVAGFGEADRERLLVDEGIIRNRAKIDATLANAKLLADWSPGELDALIWSYAPDPAGRPVPRTVADVPAVTDESTALSKALKKRGLRFIGPTTAYALMQACGLVDDHVKGCVARGGK from the coding sequence ATGACGGCCGGCGGGGCGGTCCCGGGCCCGGACGGGCGGCTGCGCTGCCCCTGGGGCCTGTCGGCCGAGGACTACGTGGCGTACCACGACGAGGAGTGGGGCCGCCCGGTCCACGGCGACGACGCGCTGTTCGAGCGGCTCTGCCTGGAGGCGTTCCAGTCGGGCCTGTCGTGGATCACGATCCTGCGCCGCCGTGAGGGCTTCCGGAGCGCGTTCGACGGCTTCCGCATCGCCTCCGTGGCCGGTTTCGGCGAGGCCGACCGCGAGCGGCTCCTCGTGGACGAGGGCATCATCCGCAACCGCGCGAAGATCGACGCCACCCTCGCCAACGCGAAACTGCTCGCCGACTGGTCCCCGGGCGAACTCGACGCCCTGATCTGGTCGTACGCCCCCGATCCGGCGGGCCGCCCCGTCCCGCGTACGGTCGCGGACGTCCCGGCGGTCACCGACGAGTCCACGGCCCTCTCCAAGGCCCTCAAGAAGCGCGGCCTCCGCTTCATCGGCCCCACCACGGCCTATGCGTTGATGCAGGCGTGCGGGCTGGTCGACGACCATGTGAAGGGCTGCGTGGCCCGGGGCGGCAAGTAG
- a CDS encoding FG-GAP-like repeat-containing protein, which produces MRPSPSARLLRGALTAGLALGLSAAVLSSPARAADGADRCPEGAVCVFSQPLFQGDMLIVKAPMMSLGAWDNRIRSFVNNQWDAHAVCFYPKPGLDPEGSVWLYNAASFDESQNPELDKTVSSIDIGAEADDFCGWESRYPTLSDALEARPTPLPATGAFGDIDRDGYADVLGRNPFGQLWSVHGSVPHSPSTGRLAGGGWNAMTKLTRHGDQDGDGDEDVYARDGAGSLWLYPGDGKGAFKPRRLIGGGWNSLRELTATGDLTGDGKGDLLAVDATGVLWTYPGNGKGWFDARRKVGGGWKAIDELVGAGDMNSDKKADLVARDTAGRLWLYPGNGRGWFGTRKLIGSGGWNAHKELAGLGDITGDGRPDLVAHVSGAPFGWDGHTYLLVYPGTGDGSLRAPLSFGQLRTGTFVF; this is translated from the coding sequence GTGCGTCCTTCTCCTTCCGCGCGCCTTCTGCGCGGCGCGCTCACGGCGGGTCTGGCCCTGGGCCTGTCCGCCGCCGTCCTGTCCTCGCCGGCGCGGGCGGCCGACGGCGCCGACCGCTGTCCGGAGGGCGCCGTCTGCGTCTTCAGCCAGCCGCTGTTCCAGGGCGACATGCTCATCGTCAAGGCACCGATGATGTCGCTGGGGGCCTGGGACAACCGCATCCGGTCCTTCGTCAACAACCAGTGGGACGCGCACGCCGTGTGCTTCTACCCGAAGCCCGGCCTCGACCCCGAGGGCTCCGTCTGGCTCTACAACGCGGCCTCCTTCGACGAGAGCCAGAACCCCGAGCTCGACAAGACGGTGAGCTCCATCGACATCGGCGCCGAGGCGGACGACTTCTGCGGGTGGGAGAGCCGCTACCCGACCCTCTCCGACGCCCTGGAGGCCCGGCCCACGCCCCTGCCCGCGACGGGCGCCTTCGGCGACATCGACCGCGACGGGTACGCCGACGTACTCGGCCGCAATCCGTTCGGCCAGCTGTGGTCCGTACACGGCTCGGTCCCGCACAGTCCGAGTACCGGCCGGCTCGCGGGCGGCGGCTGGAACGCCATGACGAAGCTGACCCGGCACGGCGACCAGGACGGCGACGGCGACGAGGACGTCTACGCCCGCGACGGGGCCGGCTCCCTCTGGCTCTACCCCGGCGACGGCAAGGGCGCCTTCAAGCCCCGGCGCCTCATCGGCGGCGGCTGGAACTCCCTGCGGGAGCTGACCGCGACCGGCGACCTGACGGGCGACGGCAAGGGCGATCTGCTCGCCGTCGACGCCACCGGAGTCCTCTGGACGTACCCGGGCAACGGCAAGGGCTGGTTCGACGCCCGCAGGAAGGTCGGGGGCGGCTGGAAGGCGATCGACGAACTCGTCGGCGCCGGGGACATGAACTCCGACAAGAAGGCCGACCTGGTCGCCCGCGACACGGCGGGCAGGCTCTGGCTCTACCCGGGCAACGGCCGCGGCTGGTTCGGTACCCGCAAGCTCATCGGCAGCGGCGGCTGGAACGCCCACAAGGAACTGGCGGGCCTCGGCGACATCACGGGTGACGGCCGGCCCGACCTGGTCGCACACGTCTCGGGCGCCCCCTTCGGCTGGGACGGCCACACCTACCTGCTGGTCTACCCCGGCACCGGCGACGGGAGTCTCCGCGCCCCGCTGTCCTTCGGCCAGCTCCGCACCGGCACCTTCGTCTTCTGA
- a CDS encoding anti-sigma factor family protein — translation MSGTRPSSPTPAEHHLGDRLAALVDGELGHDARERVLAHLATCPRCKAEADAQRTLKSVFASAAPPPPSEGFLARLQGLPGGPGEPGGPGGPRGPLEELLGAGGLKSDGFATAAVVTPHTPHSPHTGFRIHEVGDRASGTSWRGRRFAFAAASAVSFAAIALGGTLPLEASVNASARGGQGTGTAVTPLRATSTGPGGGTAVTRGTRSGERGAQSVDGTQVTPGAPLSPGAPAALPHGPVAAVGPGTVPAGAVPPDAVRSAAAPLVAVRLRDQGTQSFLALSPFIRPTGPALQLALGPGPSPAPSPTTAPLGSHR, via the coding sequence GTGAGCGGCACACGTCCCTCGTCACCGACCCCCGCGGAGCACCACCTCGGGGACCGGCTGGCCGCGCTCGTCGACGGCGAGCTCGGCCATGACGCCCGCGAGCGGGTCCTCGCCCACCTCGCGACCTGCCCCCGCTGCAAGGCGGAGGCCGACGCGCAGCGCACCCTCAAGAGCGTCTTCGCCTCGGCGGCTCCCCCGCCGCCCTCGGAAGGATTCCTCGCCCGGCTCCAGGGGCTACCCGGGGGCCCCGGTGAGCCGGGAGGCCCCGGCGGACCCCGAGGCCCCCTCGAAGAGCTCCTCGGCGCGGGCGGACTGAAGTCCGACGGCTTCGCCACGGCGGCCGTCGTCACTCCGCACACCCCGCACTCCCCGCACACCGGCTTCCGTATCCACGAGGTCGGCGACCGCGCGTCCGGAACCTCCTGGCGCGGGCGGCGCTTCGCCTTCGCGGCGGCCAGCGCCGTCTCGTTCGCGGCCATCGCCCTCGGCGGCACCCTGCCGCTGGAGGCCTCGGTGAACGCGAGCGCACGCGGCGGCCAGGGCACCGGCACCGCGGTCACTCCGCTGCGCGCCACCTCCACGGGCCCCGGCGGCGGCACGGCCGTCACCCGGGGCACGCGCTCCGGAGAGCGCGGCGCCCAGTCCGTCGACGGCACGCAGGTGACCCCGGGGGCCCCGTTGTCTCCCGGAGCCCCGGCGGCGCTGCCGCACGGGCCGGTGGCCGCGGTCGGCCCGGGGACGGTTCCCGCGGGCGCCGTCCCGCCGGACGCGGTGCGCTCCGCCGCCGCTCCGCTGGTGGCGGTACGCCTCCGGGACCAGGGCACACAGTCGTTCCTCGCCCTGTCCCCGTTCATACGGCCGACGGGTCCGGCCCTCCAACTGGCCCTCGGTCCCGGGCCCAGTCCGGCCCCCAGCCCGACGACCGCACCGCTCGGCTCCCACCGCTGA
- a CDS encoding TIGR00730 family Rossman fold protein, giving the protein MGIPEGETKPEEQRLGPVLRRRDQVQPGTTDQRLLDTEGDSEWVHTDPWRVMRIQSEFVEGFGALAELPSAISVFGSARTKPDSPEYEAGVRIGKALVEAGFAVITGGGPGAMEAANKGAREAKGVSVGLGIELPFEQGLNQHVDIGVNFRYFFVRKTMFVKYAQGFVVLPGGLGTLDELFEALTLVQTRKVTRFPIVLFGTEYWKGLVEWLRDSVVAGGKASERDLLLFHVTDDVEEAVALVTKETGK; this is encoded by the coding sequence ATGGGTATCCCTGAAGGGGAGACGAAGCCGGAGGAGCAGCGGCTCGGGCCGGTGCTCAGGCGCAGGGACCAGGTCCAGCCGGGCACCACGGACCAGCGGCTGCTCGACACCGAGGGCGACTCGGAATGGGTGCACACCGACCCCTGGCGCGTCATGCGCATCCAGTCCGAGTTCGTCGAGGGCTTCGGCGCCCTCGCCGAACTGCCGAGCGCGATCAGCGTCTTCGGCTCGGCCCGCACGAAGCCGGACTCGCCCGAGTACGAGGCGGGCGTACGGATCGGCAAGGCGCTCGTCGAGGCCGGCTTCGCGGTCATCACGGGCGGCGGCCCCGGCGCCATGGAGGCGGCCAACAAGGGGGCCCGGGAGGCCAAGGGCGTCTCGGTCGGCCTCGGGATCGAGCTCCCCTTCGAGCAGGGGCTCAACCAGCACGTCGACATCGGCGTGAACTTCCGCTACTTCTTCGTCCGCAAGACGATGTTCGTGAAGTACGCGCAGGGCTTCGTCGTCCTGCCCGGCGGTCTCGGCACCCTCGACGAGCTCTTCGAGGCGCTGACCCTGGTCCAGACCCGCAAGGTCACCCGCTTCCCGATCGTCCTCTTCGGCACGGAGTACTGGAAGGGCCTCGTGGAGTGGCTCCGCGACTCGGTCGTCGCCGGAGGCAAGGCCTCGGAGCGCGACCTGCTCCTCTTCCACGTCACGGACGACGTGGAGGAAGCGGTGGCACTCGTCACGAAGGAGACGGGCAAGTAG
- the sigE gene encoding RNA polymerase sigma factor SigE — translation MVGAPLDTTRADRGGAAAPVDRGGVLRRLLRSAGEPKSVTDTADRLRTTDSAPTTATFASDAESQAWTPPTWEEIVSTHSGRVYRLAYRLTGNQHDAEDLTQEVFVRVFRSLSTYTPGTFEGWLHRITTNLFLDMVRRKQRIRFDALADDAAERLPSREPSPQQVFNDTHFDADVQQALDTLAPEFRAAVVLCDIEGLSYEEIAATLGVKLGTVRSRIHRGRSHLRKALKHRSPEARAERALASVGWEAGTA, via the coding sequence ATGGTAGGGGCTCCACTGGACACCACCAGAGCCGATAGGGGAGGTGCGGCTGCGCCTGTGGATCGGGGAGGAGTGCTTCGGCGTCTTCTCAGGTCGGCGGGTGAGCCGAAATCCGTGACCGACACCGCTGACCGACTCCGCACCACCGACTCCGCTCCCACCACCGCGACCTTCGCATCGGATGCGGAATCGCAGGCGTGGACTCCACCCACCTGGGAGGAGATCGTCAGCACGCACAGTGGCCGGGTCTACCGCCTCGCCTACCGCCTCACGGGCAACCAGCACGACGCCGAGGACCTGACGCAAGAGGTCTTCGTCCGCGTCTTCCGCTCGCTGTCGACGTACACGCCGGGCACCTTCGAGGGCTGGCTCCACCGCATCACCACCAATCTCTTCCTCGACATGGTCCGCCGCAAGCAGCGCATCCGTTTCGACGCGCTCGCCGACGACGCCGCCGAGCGGCTGCCCAGCCGTGAGCCCTCGCCGCAGCAGGTGTTCAACGACACCCACTTCGACGCCGACGTGCAGCAGGCCCTCGACACCCTCGCGCCCGAGTTCCGCGCCGCGGTCGTCCTCTGCGACATCGAAGGACTGTCGTACGAGGAGATCGCCGCGACCCTCGGCGTGAAGCTCGGCACCGTCCGCAGCCGGATCCACCGCGGACGCTCCCACCTGCGCAAGGCCCTCAAGCACCGCTCGCCCGAGGCACGGGCGGAGCGTGCCCTGGCCTCCGTCGGATGGGAGGCAGGGACAGCGTGA
- a CDS encoding FG-GAP-like repeat-containing protein gives MNGPRAMTRSSGIRRALAAAVTTAAALATMLTSAPTASADEYRCPAGSFCVFRDPGFGGQMKIVSTSQPSLGTWNNAISSYFNRSDKWAIVYLDADYSGERRLTVGPHQYAGADLGPGSSYGADNAISSIRVGGTQWEVETGQAWIDWDTATTPRPDGLPAQSRFGDLDNDGVADLLERGGDGRLWFLDGVRDAEGRTKGALVGGGWNAMNALVRHGDHDGDGNEDVYARDRAGVLWFYPGNGKGWFKPRLRIGGGWNAMKEIEAVGDITGDGRRDLVARDTAGVLWTYPGNGRGRFGSRTKVGGGWGVMNALAAPGDMNRDGRSDLVARDGSRALWLYPGNGRGAFGARIRLPYAWPSGTPLLATGDVTGDGLGDIMRTIEGSSLYVYENDGAGGLGAPTFETGYDTTAPSVHTF, from the coding sequence ATGAACGGACCACGCGCCATGACGCGCTCCTCCGGAATCCGGCGCGCGCTCGCCGCCGCCGTGACCACCGCGGCCGCCCTGGCCACGATGCTGACCTCCGCGCCGACCGCGTCGGCCGACGAGTACCGCTGCCCCGCAGGCAGCTTCTGCGTCTTCCGGGACCCCGGCTTCGGCGGCCAGATGAAGATCGTGTCGACCAGCCAGCCCTCCCTGGGCACCTGGAACAACGCGATCTCGTCCTACTTCAACCGCAGCGACAAGTGGGCCATCGTCTACCTGGACGCCGACTACTCGGGGGAGCGCCGGCTGACCGTCGGCCCCCACCAGTACGCCGGTGCCGACCTCGGCCCGGGCTCCTCGTACGGTGCCGACAACGCGATCAGTTCGATCCGGGTCGGGGGCACCCAGTGGGAGGTCGAGACCGGTCAGGCGTGGATCGACTGGGACACCGCCACCACACCCCGCCCCGACGGCCTCCCGGCCCAGTCCCGCTTCGGTGACCTCGACAACGACGGCGTCGCCGACCTGCTCGAACGTGGCGGGGACGGTCGGCTCTGGTTCCTCGACGGCGTACGCGACGCCGAGGGCAGGACCAAGGGCGCCCTGGTCGGCGGCGGCTGGAACGCCATGAACGCGCTCGTCCGCCACGGCGACCACGACGGCGACGGCAACGAGGACGTCTACGCCCGCGACCGAGCCGGTGTGCTGTGGTTCTACCCCGGCAACGGCAAGGGCTGGTTCAAGCCCCGCCTCCGTATCGGCGGCGGCTGGAACGCCATGAAGGAGATCGAGGCGGTCGGCGACATCACCGGTGACGGCCGCCGGGACCTCGTCGCCCGGGACACCGCCGGTGTCCTCTGGACCTACCCCGGCAACGGCCGCGGCCGGTTCGGCTCCCGTACGAAGGTCGGCGGCGGCTGGGGCGTCATGAACGCGCTCGCGGCCCCCGGCGACATGAACCGGGACGGCAGGTCGGACCTGGTCGCCCGCGACGGCTCCCGCGCCCTCTGGCTCTACCCGGGCAACGGCCGGGGCGCCTTCGGCGCCCGCATCAGGCTGCCGTACGCCTGGCCGTCGGGCACCCCGCTCCTCGCCACCGGCGATGTGACCGGCGACGGCCTCGGCGACATCATGCGGACGATCGAGGGTTCGTCGCTGTACGTGTACGAGAACGACGGCGCCGGCGGTCTCGGCGCCCCGACGTTCGAGACGGGGTACGACACCACCGCCCCCTCCGTCCACACCTTCTGA
- a CDS encoding enoyl-CoA hydratase/isomerase family protein: protein MADTVLYEVSDGLATITLNRPEAMNAMNVAAKVALRDAAETAAADPAVRAVLLTAAGERAFCVGQDLKEHVGLLMADHENGTRETMNTVRDHYNPITKALAGMRKPVVAGVNGVAAGAGFGFALAADYRVVADTASFNTSFAGVALTADSGVSWTLPRLIGASRASDLLLFPRSITAQEAYELGIVNRLVPAADLAAEAEKVARKLAEGPTVAYAALKESLAYGADHSLAEALDKEEELQSLAGSSEDHTIAVRAFIAKEKPTYLGR from the coding sequence ATGGCCGACACGGTGCTGTACGAGGTGAGCGACGGGCTCGCCACCATCACGCTCAACCGCCCCGAGGCCATGAACGCCATGAACGTGGCGGCGAAAGTCGCTCTCCGCGACGCGGCCGAGACCGCCGCGGCGGACCCCGCCGTACGTGCGGTGCTGCTCACGGCGGCCGGCGAGCGGGCGTTCTGCGTCGGCCAGGACCTGAAGGAACACGTGGGTCTGCTCATGGCGGACCACGAGAACGGCACCCGAGAGACCATGAACACGGTCCGGGACCACTACAACCCGATCACCAAGGCGCTCGCGGGCATGCGGAAGCCCGTCGTGGCGGGCGTGAACGGCGTCGCGGCGGGCGCCGGCTTCGGCTTCGCGCTCGCGGCGGACTACCGGGTGGTCGCGGACACCGCCTCGTTCAACACCTCGTTCGCCGGGGTCGCGCTGACCGCCGACTCGGGCGTGTCCTGGACGCTGCCCCGGCTGATCGGCGCGAGCCGGGCGTCCGACCTGCTGCTCTTCCCCCGCTCGATCACCGCCCAGGAGGCGTACGAACTGGGCATCGTGAACCGCCTGGTCCCGGCGGCCGACCTCGCGGCCGAGGCCGAGAAGGTGGCCCGCAAGCTCGCGGAGGGCCCGACGGTGGCGTACGCAGCCCTGAAGGAATCCCTCGCGTACGGCGCGGACCACTCGCTGGCCGAGGCGCTGGACAAGGAGGAGGAACTCCAGAGCCTGGCGGGCTCCTCCGAGGACCACACGATCGCGGTCCGCGCCTTCATCGCCAAGGAGAAGCCCACGTACCTGGGCCGCTGA
- the folP gene encoding dihydropteroate synthase: MLRLGRREFGPHEPVIMAIVNRTPDSFYDQGATFKDEPALTRVEQAVAEGAAIIDIGGVKAGPGEEVTAEEEARRTVGFVAEVRRRHPDVVISVDTWRADVGEAVCEAGADVLNDAWGGVDPGLAEVAAKYGAGLVCTHSGGAEPRTRPHRVEYEDVMADILRVTVGLAERAVALGVRRDAIMIDPGHDFGKNTRHSLEATRRLGEMAETGWPVLVSLSNKDFVGETLDRPVKERVLGTLATTAVSAWLGAQVYRVHEVAETRQVLDMVASIAGHRAPAVARRGLA, encoded by the coding sequence ATGCTGCGCTTGGGACGGCGTGAATTCGGGCCGCACGAGCCGGTGATCATGGCGATCGTGAACCGGACCCCGGACTCCTTCTACGACCAGGGCGCGACCTTCAAGGACGAGCCCGCGCTCACCCGGGTCGAGCAGGCCGTGGCCGAAGGGGCGGCGATCATCGACATCGGCGGGGTGAAGGCGGGCCCCGGCGAGGAGGTGACGGCCGAGGAGGAGGCGCGGCGCACGGTCGGTTTCGTCGCCGAGGTCCGCAGGCGCCACCCCGATGTCGTCATCAGCGTGGACACCTGGCGGGCGGATGTCGGCGAGGCGGTCTGCGAGGCCGGCGCGGACGTCCTGAACGACGCGTGGGGCGGGGTCGACCCCGGCCTCGCCGAGGTCGCCGCGAAGTACGGCGCGGGGCTCGTGTGCACGCACTCGGGTGGCGCCGAGCCGCGGACCCGGCCGCACCGGGTCGAGTACGAGGACGTGATGGCCGACATCCTGCGGGTGACCGTGGGGCTCGCGGAGCGGGCGGTCGCGCTCGGGGTGCGCCGGGACGCGATCATGATCGACCCGGGCCACGACTTCGGGAAGAACACCCGGCACAGTCTGGAGGCGACGCGGCGGCTCGGCGAGATGGCGGAGACGGGGTGGCCGGTGCTGGTTTCCCTCTCCAACAAGGACTTCGTCGGGGAGACCCTGGACCGGCCGGTGAAGGAGCGGGTCCTCGGGACCCTGGCGACCACCGCCGTCTCCGCCTGGCTGGGCGCCCAGGTGTACCGGGTGCACGAGGTCGCCGAGACGCGACAGGTGCTCGACATGGTGGCGTCCATCGCCGGGCACCGGGCACCGGCCGTCGCGCGGCGCGGGCTGGCGTAG